A genomic stretch from Chelmon rostratus isolate fCheRos1 chromosome 14, fCheRos1.pri, whole genome shotgun sequence includes:
- the rfc3 gene encoding replication factor C subunit 3 translates to MSLWVDKYRPTSLGKLDYHKEQATQLKNLVQCGDFPHLLVYGPSGAGKKTRIMCLLRELYGAGVEKLRIEHQSIVAPSKKKIEINTIASNYHLEVNPSDAGNQDRVVIQELIKTVAQSQQIQSSTQREFKVVLLTEVDRLTKDAQHALRRTMEKYMSTCRLILYSTSTSKVIGPIRSRCLAVRVPLPSTEEVCSVLTSVCKKEGLLLPPELAKQIAEKSGRNLRKALLMCEACRVQQYPFSADQDVPATDWEVYLRETANAIVSQQSPQRLLEVRARLYELLTHCIPPDIIMKGLVTELLSNCDGQLKAEVAHMAAFYEHRLQLGSKAIYHLEAFIAKFMAIYKKFMEDGLDGMMF, encoded by the exons GTTCAGTGTGGAGACTTCCCACACCTGTTGGTGTACGGTCCATCCGGCGCGGGGAAGAAGACCCGCATCATGTGTCTGCTGAGGGAGCTGTATGGAGCAGGGGTGGAGAAGCTTCGCATTGAGCACCAGTCCATCGTG GCTccatcaaagaaaaaaattgaGATAAACACAATAGCCAGCAACTACCACTTGGAAGTCAACCCAAG TGATGCTGGTAACCAGGACCGTGTGGTGATTCAAGAGCTGATAAAAACTGTGGCTCAGTCTCAGCAGATTCAGTCAAGCACCCAGAGAGAGTTCAAAG TGGTGTTGCTGACAGAGGTGGACAGACTAACGAAGGATGCCCAGCATGCCTTGCGCCGGACAATGGAAAAGTATATGAGCACGTGCCGTCTCATCCTGTACTCTACCTCCACTTCCAAAGTCATTGGGCCAATTCGGAGCCGTTGTCTGGCTGTCAGAGTTCCTCTGCCGAGCACAGAAGAG GTCTGCAGTGTTCTGACATCAGTCTGTAAAAAGGAGGGTCTGCTCCTCCCACCTGAGCTGGCCAAGCAAATCGCTGAGAAGTCTGGTCGCAACCTCCGCAAAGCCCTTTTGATGTGTGAGGCCTGCAGAGTGCAACA GTATCCATTCTCAGCAGACCAAGATGTCCCGGCGACCGACTGGGAGGTCTACCTCAGAGAAACTGCTAATGCCATCGTCAGCCAGCAGAGCCCTCAGAG gtTGCTGGAGGTTCGAGCCAGACTGTACGAGCTGCTGACTCACTGCATCCCTCCTGATATCATTATGAAG GGTCTGGTCACAGAGTTGCTGAGTAACTGCGATGGCCAACTGAAGGCAGAGGTGGCCCACATGGCAGCTTTCTACgaacacagactgcagctgggCAGCAAAGCTATCTACCACCTGGAGGCCTTCATCGCCAAGTTCATGGCCATCTACAAGAAGTTCATGGAAGACGGTCTGGACGGCATGATGTTTTGA